From the genome of Medicago truncatula cultivar Jemalong A17 chromosome 2, MtrunA17r5.0-ANR, whole genome shotgun sequence:
TTGTGGAAAAAAAGAGGGATGAAAAAGATGTATTCTTCCTTTACTATCTATAAACTTTATGAATGGATTTGCAATCAATTGCAACAAACATCACTAAATTAATCAAACTTAAGTAGCATAGAATGTTTCAACTTAACATTACAATCAAAACACACAATATGATTGAGTAATAGAATTAGaataaattgttgaaggataTGGGTTTTGGTTCAAGGGCGCAAGGTATGGGATAGATTGGGGAAagtttgagaggaagaagaagactgAAATttgagaggaagaggaagattaaacgtttttttaatttcatccctgTGTCAAtttacgttttttattttagtcctgTATTTTAACAACTTATCATCTCTCATTCCATCTCATCAACTTTGCCAACTCATGAGCTGCCACGTGTGCTCCGTTAGCCACCATGACATTTTTGTTGACGGAAGCTGACGGCAAGGACCTTTTCCAAAAGGTTAGTAAAATACAGggtttgttttagaacaaaaaaacttacagggacgaaaacaaaaaatgcgcAAAATTACAGGGatcatttacatatttaaaccttattttttttattaaattaagttTTAACTTTTCATCTCCTATGTTCAATCTCCCCAAACGCAGTCTTCATGTACTCTACCAGGCTCCTCAGTCAAACACATACAGAGTGGCTTTTCCAACTCCCATGATGGTCATCATCTATTAAAATCCATGATATTGCAAAAGAATAACCTAGTTTCATTGCTTGTCCCAAATTCACTTTCTGAACGCGTCATCCAAACTTGCAATAAAGCTAATATCCCAATTTACTTGATTAACAAACAAACAAGGCCATAGATGACGGGGACAGAAGCTATGGCAGGGACACATCCAGTAACACACTCTTTTAACACAcccatttttttattcatttcactTGTAACCGGCTGTTCCCATTTTATTGAAtagttcagttttttttttattttttttaaataaaacagtagatattcacttttttatatagtttttctctaaaaaaaaatcttactcTAACATTTATCTGTTAACAAAAACACCAAAACCGCGTGAGTTTAGCCTTTTGTGCTGGAGCCCTGAAGTTCTTAGTTCTGCATTCcttcatcaattttttctttcacattctctgaaattttcttaagaatgttttcttcctcttcttcaagcTTTTGCATTCAAAAGAAGATACTAACGCTGGACTAAATATAGAATCATCACAAGATTCATTTGCATTTCTAATGTTAATTGAACAATAGCTTCTAAATTTGGGTGTGACATAAGATCGAGGAGAGTATCCTTTCTACCTCCACATTCATCATATTTTGAATAACCTTATTCTAAAAGGATCTTTTTATGATACCACTAAATTTAACTTTAAGGTTTCAACACTCGCAAGAAAGTGCTACATCAAActcaattttcttttgtaaaaaattgaaattatttacaaaagagaaccaagaaaagatgaagcaAATAGAAAATGCATCAGAAACAAACAGATCCTATAATTCACGTATTAATATGGAATAAAGGGAGACGCAGTTGCTTAAAACGAAGCATTACCCATCACAGTTGCAATTCAATCTGATCTTCCTATTCTcaataaaaactacaaaaagaaattaaaaataaaaatttgttccaAAATCATGCAGCACACATTTCCAAATTCATAAAACTATAACAGTATCATTCTTACATTTGGGTAaaaatgcttttaaaaaaagcaaaatttaATTGTATGATCCTTTAAATAAGGTTTCACTATCTCATTTAAAATAGTATGCAATATGAATTCCAGATTAATTCAGCATCCAACTAGTTTCAATATTGTGAGAACTGTTTTTCAgaaatttgttcaaaatttaTGTATGATAATAAGGAGTCTATACATTAGAAGCCCTGTTGAAAATTTCATGTTTCCTAATAGAAATAAGAAATAAGATGCTTGCCTCATTTTAGAGTTCACAAACACATACAAATTTTCAAATCGACCATTTTCGATATTGACATCTAAATTGATGGTGATATGATGCTCATGCTTCACATGCCTAAGCAAAAATAGCTTTGATCAGTTCCACTAAGTTTTACACAAGAAGGCTAAGTGTGATCTCAGACAATTCAAAAagagataaacaacttataaaagCTAAATGGCTGCACTTCCATCATTATCAATTCAACCTTTTCCACAAACCAAGGTGACTAATTCCATCACAAGAAACAACCGGTGCTTCATGTTTCAGCTGCACTTCACAGGTCCTTCCTACCATCCCTTACAATCTCAATTTAAATCCTCGGGACAAGAAGTCATCCCTGTGGGAAAAAATTCATCTCATCATAGTAAGTTCAACAATATGACAAAAGaattgttcataaaaaaaaaaaccatgtttTTGAAAGGAACTATGCATAAATTTGGAGTAATTTCCCAGTAGCCAATTTCTAAACAACAACTTTCCTCTCTTTACATACACAGAAATCAAGCCACAGTAGGGTAGAATAGTCTCAACATTCAAAAATAAGCTTGTCAAAATAAGGTTTTAGGAGTGAAGGTCTCAAacaataaatgaaaaagaataacaattcataccaaaattctttcttttaagaaaattcTTTAGCTAGTCCCAAGCTCAACTCTTAAACTAACACATAGCATACATTGTTGtcaactttttgtttcttttaaaagCAAGCATATAGACATTGTCAaatacataaacataaacaaggTAAAGACTTCAAAGTAATTAGAAAATACTCTATCCTATGATAAGAATTCAATTTGATAGAGTTTAACtgcatatatgatatgataagtCCATTGAACTGATATAACTTATACACAACAAAAACTCAGTTAAACAATAAGAAGTACCTTCTCTTGCTTGGATGATTCTCCTTCTTCCTACGATTATCAACAGGGAAGGAAGGTGGGACAAGACTTCCAACACAAAACATAGTTTCATTCATATTAGGAGGAATTCCTTCAACATAACTAATTTGTTCACtcttcaaatcataccaaaacagcTTCCTATGTTGTACCTCCAACAAAACATGAGCTCTTTCCAACAGAACCTTACTTCCATCACTAGAATAACATATGGGCCTCAACAATTTCAAAGGTAAATCGAAACACGACTCAGCCATAGTAAAAAGTTTACACCAACTATCTCTACATCCATATTCTTTCATGACCCAAACATCAATTTTAGTATCTTTATAATCGACAGTGATACAAAGACACCCTCCCAAAACAGCAACATGAACTTCAAAACTCTCACCATTAACTTCTTCACCTATTTCATCAGGAAGAGGAACCTCATTGAAAATTTCAAGTGTGAGGTTAAACGCGACAATTAAAGAAGGATGTAACCCATCAAGTTTCTTCGTCATAATCCAGTGAATAGAATTCTCAACAAAAACCCCCAAATCGTATAAATGTTGAAGATCGTACGGCATAGCAGGAATTATCTTCCATGAGTTTGTTTTCAAGCTGAAGAGTCTCACTTGTGGATCATAAAAAGGGTTCTGTAGATCGAGTAAGTGAGAAATTCTGAGGAGTTTGTAATCACCGGATATTTGATCAAAACCGAAGCCGTGAACGCATAAGGAGCATTTGTCGTCGTAGTTAAGAATAGGAATAGGAAGAGGGAGAAAAGGGATAATGTGATGTTTACGGGTGTTAGGGTTCCAGATTGTGATTTCGTTGAGGTTGTTAGGATGCGTGAAAACGATTACCCCTGTGGAGATGGCGAGGAGGCCGTTACATGAACCGATAAGAGACATTTTACTGTTACGGAGGAGGTCGGTGGGGCTCCGCGTGGAAGGATCGATGTTGGTAGTGAAGGGATAGTTGAGTGGAATGATAGATTTGGTTAGGTTAGGGAAATGGAGTTGGTAGAAATCGGTGGTGTTGTGACGGAGGATGAGGTtgaaatttagagaattttttaGGTGAAGGTTGATGAATTTGAGGGAATCGATTAAGGATTTAAgtgattttgaggttgatcggAATCGGAGAAGTGATTTTACCGGTAAGCGGGAGAAGATTTCGGCGAGAATATCCGGCGGAAGTTCAGCCGCCATTCCAAGGAATGAGAAGGAAGGTTCTGCTAGGGTTTAGCCGTTTAGGGTTTTTCGTTTCTTACTTCATTTCTTCGCAAAACCCACCGATGTTTCTTTCTTCGTTtgtatgtatttttgtttttttttcctttgctttttattcaaattttttattggtcCTCTTAACCGTGCATGGAGGACGCTATTTAAGCattttaaattaacaaattatttattaaaaaagttaaatagttTTAGCAGGTGCTTTTTATTcacttttgtttgtttggtcaagtgctttttattctcttttaaaCTATGTATGATTGTGACAAGAAGTTATGAAGAGATAAAGAGGTGAAAAAAAGCGAGAGAAGATAGAAAAATGtaagaaatagagtagattttatttattgtttggtggaaaatgctaacaagtgctaGCACTTGATAAAAAGTCTAATGAGGGaactttatcttaaaaaatatgcattctttaaatttaaactttaaaaattgaCTTTTGATTCATTAAACTCATCAATTATTTCTACTTTTATCGTCCTAAAGGGTGCCCtaaggacacttgttagcatgacccttgtCTGATACAAAAGATAAAAGAgataaatagaagaaaaagagatgctactatttttcaaaatgacaaaaatatcctTGAGGTTAAAAGTCAAGTGTAAGTAATATGTCATACATCGCATGGAAAAAGTAAATGTTGAACGCTTTATATATGAGAGGACTTTTAAACTAAATATCTTCAAAGTTTTGGATTAAAATATGGCGTCTAACCCTCACTTATCTGACTCTTCAAGATATAATGTGATGATCACTCggaccccccccccccccaaagaGCTAGCAAGGGTCAAAGCCTCTCTCACATAGGGTACAATTAAGAGGACAATTTACAATGCCATACATCCCAATATACTAAAGAAATCTATAGTCATTGTTTTTAGGCTGACCGGTTGGGCTTAGAATCGACCAAAATTCGTGTCTAAACAAGCATGTTAatctatttattgaaaaatccgATGAAAATCCACAAAACTGAGAAAAATTGTTGAGTTGTAGGTTTCTATTGTCAAAATAAGATTACCTTGTTTAACCGGATGAAAAATTCACAAACCTAGTTGACATTTTCACACATACCAATGCACGTCTTAGATCTTTAACATCTTTTATTatgcattaaaaattataaaaagttgatattttaataatattaatcgaAACAAATCCAACAATATCTTACAcgctatcattttttttttttttgagagaaatcatttttctttatatattagtaaaaataTATTGTCAATGTATCTTGGTGAATAGTACACATGATCTAACAAAGTTAGTTTACTACATGAAGTGTATCATATATCCAgaataataaactttttttactCAATCAATTCTGTATTTAACAAAATCACCAAAACAGTATGAGTTTAACCTTTTATGCATGGTTGAGCCCTAAAGTTCTTAGTTCTGCATTCCTTCATCAATTTTTTCTGTCACATTCTCTGAAATTTTCTTAAgaatgttttcttcttcttcttcttcttcaagttTTTGCATACACAGTTCGAAAGGATCTTTTTACGAGAGTATAGCTTCCAAATTTGGGTGTGAAGTAAGATTCAGGAGAGTATTCTTTCTACCTCCATGTTCATCTTATTTTGAATAACCTTATTCTTAAAGGATCTTTTTATGAGACCAACTAAATTTATCTATGAAGTTTCAACACCCGCAAGTAAGTGCTACATCAAATGATACTACAACCATAGGCGAACGGACAGTTCTTTtgcaaaaaattgaaatgatttaCAAAAGAGAACCCAGAAAGGCTGCAGCAAATAGAAAATGCATAAGAATCAAACATCCTATAATtcacttataaatatgaaataaaggGATACACAGTTGCTTAAAACTTAGTATCACCCATCACAGTTGCAATTCAACTCAAAGTAATGGAATACTAATGCTTATCACAGTATTCTCTTTCAACTTGATTTtccaattctaaaaaaaaaactacaaaatgaaattaaaaaaaaaaaaagttccaaaATCATGCAACACACATTTCTAAATTCTTAAAACTATTAACAGTATCATTCTTACAGTTGGCTAgaaatgatttataaaaaaaaaaacacaattaattcAGCATCCACTTACGTTATATGAGTTGTCCGAATTGTTTTTCAgaaatttgttcaaaatttgTATGATAATAAGGAGTCTATAGACTAGAAGCCCTGTTGAAAATTTGATGCTTCTATGCAGAAATAAGAAATACGATGCTTGGCTCATTTTAGAGTTCACAAAcacatacaaattttttaaatcgaCCATTTTCAATATTGACATCTACATTGATGGTGATATGATGATCATGCTTCACATGCCTATGCAACTTTTATCAGCTCCTCTAAAAATAGTGCTATAACAGTTTTACACAAGAGGGAGAACAGTAATCTCAGACAAATCAAAAAGAGGGATAAAAATGGGTGCAACTCCATCATTATCAATTCAACCTTTCCTACAAACCAAGGTGAGCAATTCCATCACAAGAAACAACAGAAGCATCCTATTTCAGCTGCACTTCACTGGTCCTTCCTTCCCTTACAATCTCAATTTAAATCCTCCAGACAAGAAGTCGTCCCTGTGGAAAAAATGAATCACAAAGAAGttcaaaaatatcacaaaagaaTAGTTGATAAAAATCATGCTTTTGAAAGGAACTATGCATAAATTTGGAGTACTTTCATGGTAGGCCAAAATCTAAACAACAACTTTCCTCTCTTTACATACACAAATATCAAACCAAAGCAGGGTGTAATAGTCTCAACATTAAAAAACAGGGTCCCCCTAAtatggtccctatttttaaagGTCCAACCGTGGACCTCTTAATATGACTGGTTGTAACTGGTTCCCCATCACTTCTTAAAAACATAGATTCTGGTGTACCAAGTCTATAGGTGAAGATTGCAATCGAATTGGCGGACAATGGAGGTGGGGGAATGTGGACGGAGTGAAAGTAAAGGAGAAAGGAAAACTCTCAAATTTCATAATGTCTCTCAAATTTATGTTTacatttcctttctttcttaaaGTTGAGCTGAGAGCTTATTggatttttaataatgaaattttgCATCTCGACACCACCACATAtaaaacaattctcatattaaGTTACAATCCATCACATAAAACGACCCATGGAAACCACACATAAAACGACCCATAAAAACCTCCATTATCCTATGGTTCACATATTTGTAACCCTATTGGAACCACTACTCTACCATCTTCTCTTGACTTAAAACCCCAATGAAAGGGGAATTGAGGACCCAAGTCCATGTTCACAGTCAGATCTTGCGGAACTTTTTGTTATGGTTGTGTAGTGAAGAGTTGAGGAAAAGAGTTGTTGTTCTTGGATGATTTGTGCTGTAGAGAATGATGTGATTTGTTTTctataagaaattaaaataaatacaaaataataatctagACTCTCAGTTTCAGCCTGGGCTTTCTGTAACTTGATTTTTATTAGCAGAACCAAGACATAAAAATTAAAGACCATATCTAACCCATAATTTTAATTAACTCACACAATAGAATTTGGTTGTGTTTCTGAAGATGATAGAGAAGAAAAACGTGGTGAAAGTGCCGAACCTACCTGCTATATGGACCATACTAGGGGTTAAGCTTGTCGAAATAACTATTTAGCAGTGAAGATCTCAAACAAtgtgaagaaggaaaaaaaaaaaaaaaacaattcatttcaaaagTCTTTCTTCAATGTAATTTTAAAGAAAAGGAATGCTGCAAATTCTTTAGCAACTCACAAGGTCAACTCCTAAAACAACACATAGCATACATTGTtgtctttttttgtttcttttgaaataAAGCATACACACATTGTCATATACATAAACAAAGGTAAAGACGTCAAAGTAATTAGAGAATCCTTATCCTATGATAAGAATTCAATTTGACCTATAATATAGAGTTTAATGTCAAAGGTCCATCGAACTGATATAACTtatacacaacaacaacaacaacaactcagtTAAACAATAAGAAGTACCTTTTCTCGCTCTCGCTTGTAGGATTCTCCTGCTTCCTACGATTATCAACAGGGAAGTAAGGTGGTACAAGACTTCCAACACAAATCATAGTGTCATCCAAATTAAGAATTTCTTGAACATAACTAACTTGTTTACTCtccaaatcataccaaaatagATTCTCAACATCTACCCTCAACAAAACCTTTTTTCTATCACTCGAATAACCTAAAAgcctcaaagattgcaaaggtAAATCGAAAGAAGATTTAACCACAGTAAAAAGTTTACACCAACTCTCTCTACATCCATATTCTTTCATCACCCAAACATCAATTTTAGTATCTTTATAATCCACAATCATACAAAGACACCCTCCTAAAGCAGCAACACGAATTTTAAAACTCTTACTATTAACTTCTTCCTCTATTTCATCAGGAAGAGGAACCTCATTGAAAGTCTCAAGTGTTAGGTTAAACGCGAGAATTAAATCAGGTTGAAACAGTTGAACTTTCCTCGTCGCTACCCAGTGAAGAGAACTAGAATTCTCAACAAAAACCCCCATTGTTAAAGCATAGTAAAGAGAATAAGGCAAATTAGGAATTACTTTCCATGAGTTTGTTTTCAAGCTGAAGAGTCTGACATGTGGATCATAAAAAGGGTTTTGTAGATCGAGCAAGTTAGAGATTCTGAGGAGTTTGTAATCGC
Proteins encoded in this window:
- the LOC11415673 gene encoding F-box protein CPR1, whose protein sequence is MAAELPPEILTEILSRLPVISLLRFRSTSKSFKSLIDSNKFINLHLRNSPNQSLILRFKFDIYQIKIDDDFSDPDTSMLLFPHNHPFTGNSTNIDPFKGNNTITLIGSCNGLLAMSHGVIAFTHPNAPNEITIWNPNTRKHRIIPFLPLPIPNILQSDNPNRGCLCVHGFGFDSVSGDYKLLRISNLLDLQNPFYDPHVRLFSLKTNSWKVIPNLPYSLYYALTMGVFVENSSSLHWVATRKVQLFQPDLILAFNLTLETFNEVPLPDEIEEEVNSKSFKIRVAALGGCLCMIVDYKDTKIDVWVMKEYGCRESWCKLFTVVKSSFDLPLQSLRLLGYSSDRKKVLLRVDVENLFWYDLESKQVSYVQEILNLDDTMICVGSLVPPYFPVDNRRKQENPTSESEKRDDFLSGGFKLRL
- the LOC11412108 gene encoding F-box protein CPR1, giving the protein MAAELPPDILAEIFSRLPVKSLLRFRSTSKSLKSLIDSLKFINLHLKNSLNFNLILRHNTTDFYQLHFPNLTKSIIPLNYPFTTNIDPSTRSPTDLLRNSKMSLIGSCNGLLAISTGVIVFTHPNNLNEITIWNPNTRKHHIIPFLPLPIPILNYDDKCSLCVHGFGFDQISGDYKLLRISHLLDLQNPFYDPQVRLFSLKTNSWKIIPAMPYDLQHLYDLGVFVENSIHWIMTKKLDGLHPSLIVAFNLTLEIFNEVPLPDEIGEEVNGESFEVHVAVLGGCLCITVDYKDTKIDVWVMKEYGCRDSWCKLFTMAESCFDLPLKLLRPICYSSDGSKVLLERAHVLLEVQHRKLFWYDLKSEQISYVEGIPPNMNETMFCVGSLVPPSFPVDNRRKKENHPSKRRDDFLSRGFKLRL